In the Sedimentisphaera cyanobacteriorum genome, CTGTGCTGTTCATACTTGTGGAAACAGTGGATTGGGCAGCGGCAAACACGCCTGCCACTACTAAACCTGCAATCCCTACGGGAAGTTCACGAGCGATAAAAAGAGGGAATATTGCATCGTTCTTGAATGTCGGGTCAATCTGGGCGGGATTGTCCTTGTAAAAAACAAACAGAGCTGTCCCAACGCCAAAGAAAAGTATTGAGGCGGGTATAATAGTTATAGAATTAGTCCAGATGGACTTTTTTGCAAATTTCATAGAGGATACAGACATATATCTCTGAACAACAGCCATATCTGAAGAATAAGGTACTAACTGCTGCCCGAGCCCGCCAAGAACCACGACCCACAGAGCCGTAGTTGCAAAGCTCACAGAAGAAAAGTCCCAGTTTACCAGATGGAACTTGTTGTCAGCAGAGGCCGTTTCAAGGAAACCTCCAAAACCTCCTTCAATGCCGTTAATAATCAATGCAAAGCTGAAAAAAGCACCACCAAGCAGAATGAATGTTTGAATTGCATCAGTCCATACAACCGCTTCAAGACCGCCCATAGTGCAGTAAATAAGGCTCAAGACGCCAATGGCCATAATACACTGTATCTGCGAGAGAGGCGTAATAGCTGCAAGAGCAAGAGCCGGCAAATACATAACTACTGCCATCCTTCCAATCTGGAAGAAGATAAACGATGCGCTTGCAAAAAGGCGGACAAAACGGTTGAAACGTTTCTCCAGATATTCATAAGCGCTGGTTGCATCAATCTTGCGAAAAAATGGAAGGAAAAATATTATAACAAACGGAGCCAAAACTACGGCGCACATATTAACCCAGAAATATACCCAATCTGTCATAAACGCCTTTGCCGGTATTGCTATGAATGTTATCGAGCTTAGCATTGTTGCAAAAATACTAAGACCTGCCACAAACCACGGCACGCGCTGGCCGCCTCGAAAATAGTCGTTGGAGTTTTTGTTTCGAAATGAGAAAAACACTCCCACTCCGAGCAAAATACCGAGGTAAACCACAATCGTGGACAGATCGATCCATCCAATTGCTTTTTTGATCTGCAGCGGCTTTCCCGACCATATTTCAGCAGATCGAACTCTTGGCCGAACCTCACCTGAGGGGATAATAATCGGGTCGTTTACCATATCATCGCCCCACCGAACAGCGTTGGTTGTAACCTGATTAGAGGGAAGATTATCCGATTCTACCCACGTATCTGTGATAGTATGATAAACATAAATCTTTTTAGGAAAGCCTGGATGGTCGTCTTTAAGTTCATTCTCAAGTCCCCAAAAACTTCCGTCTGCACCTCCAAAGACAAATATATGGCTCTGGCCTACACCAATAGCTGTACCTGCCATGACACTGCTTGGAAGTGATTTCCTTTTCCGCCATGGATCTAAAGGACCGTTATAGGTTTTCGTATCAGGGTTGTACTGTTCAGGGTCAAACACAAGTGGGTTAAACTCATACACGTCTTTAAGGAATTTCACTTCACCTTCTTTGCTGGCGGCTCTGCCGCTCATAATGTAAATGCAGTCTGTCCTGCCATTGTGCTGAACAGCAGTTATATTGAATGCTCTCGGACTTCCCGGCCAAGGCGGGAGCTTTTGCCAACTAAGGTTATCAGGCTCATCAATCTGCGATAAATCCAGACACCAGAAATTCTTCATTGCAGTTTCAAGGCCTCTGCCTGTTGTTCCGCCGGCAACATAAATCCTGCTGCCTATTTTTGCTGCATCGCCATAAACGCAGCGGGAAGGCAGAGAAGGCAAATCCTTCTTTTCAATTGTTTTGCTTTGCGGATTCCAGCTCAGCATAAAGACATCAGAGTAAGCTCTTTTCGAATCGTTCCCGCCCATACATACTACGCCGTGTTCGGTGGAAACAGATGCTCCATAGGCAAGCGGACGAGGAAGCGAGAAACCTGTATGCCACTGGAAACCGGAGTCAGACTCTGGGGCTTTAGTTAAAACATAAATGTCATTATGCCATTGCTTATCAGATTCCCATACAGGTTTTGGGAAGTTAGCCCCGCCTGCGAGGATAAGGGCATCGTTATGAACTCCTGAAAACATCCCTGCCCTGCCGAGCGAATCGGGCAACTCAGGCAGCTCAGTCCAGTCCATATATCTTGGTGAAACCGCTTCATCATTTGCCGCATAACAGGCAATAGATAAGAACAAAACAAAAACATATATCAATTTTTCAAAAATTTTCATAAAGCCACTCTCTTAAATATCATTTCATATTCCAAATAATGAAAATCACCTGCCGGCATACTGCTTCATTATTTCTTGTGCTTCAGCAAAAGACTCAGCCCTGTAAACCAGCGAAACTCCCGTAGGGAAGCGTTTTTGCACTTCACCACTTATAAGCTGTTCTTTGGAAACAGAAACTCTTATAAGTGAAATATTTCGTTCTTTTGCAATACTGTAAATAGTATCTAAATCATTCATCTCGGGCTGGCCGAAATCAACAGAAAGGCAGTGCGGTATTTCCATAAACTTTTCTGCTACATGACCAATCTTTCCGCAGGAATGTATAGAGCCTTTCCCGATAGCGTTTAAAACCATATCATCATAGCAGGCTATCTTCTCAGAATACATCTCCGGGGAAATCATAACTGAAGAATCATTTCTAAGGAGTATATTCCCGCGTATCATCGCAGCGTGCTGGTGAGCAAAACCATTTACCTTTTCGGTAAGATAAGGGGAAAAATGCTTTGCGGCATTGGCCTGAGCCTGAGCGGCAAGCTTCATTGCTTTAGCAGTTAATTCCGGCTCGGTAAGCAGCTCTACAAAAAACTCGCTCCCTCGCACCATAGCTGCGTTGTCAAGAGGTCCCTGAAGGTCAGGTAAGACAATCTGAATCATATTCTTAAGCTTTGGATATTCTGAAAGTATCTGTTTGTAAACCTTCAGCGTTTTTTCTGCTTTTGCCATCCAAGGACTTGAAAAATCTGATGGGTCGAAATTATCGAGGCATTTTTCAAACTCATCCTTTGATTCAAGATGTCTTGCCCATGGGGGATTATCTTCAGCATTTTCCACTTCGCATCCAAACATAGAAGCCACTAAAACAGTCCCGAAATTCGCTCTTACAGTTAAAGGCAAATCATCATTGATTTCATCACGCATTGCGATGCTTGTATCGAATGCATGTACGAGCTCGTTATAGAGCATCTTTTCGGGGCTATCAAAAATCTCCCTGTGCGGGAAAGGCTTATAATTTGCACTTTCATCTAACGGATAACACATC is a window encoding:
- a CDS encoding sodium:solute symporter family transporter, producing MKIFEKLIYVFVLFLSIACYAANDEAVSPRYMDWTELPELPDSLGRAGMFSGVHNDALILAGGANFPKPVWESDKQWHNDIYVLTKAPESDSGFQWHTGFSLPRPLAYGASVSTEHGVVCMGGNDSKRAYSDVFMLSWNPQSKTIEKKDLPSLPSRCVYGDAAKIGSRIYVAGGTTGRGLETAMKNFWCLDLSQIDEPDNLSWQKLPPWPGSPRAFNITAVQHNGRTDCIYIMSGRAASKEGEVKFLKDVYEFNPLVFDPEQYNPDTKTYNGPLDPWRKRKSLPSSVMAGTAIGVGQSHIFVFGGADGSFWGLENELKDDHPGFPKKIYVYHTITDTWVESDNLPSNQVTTNAVRWGDDMVNDPIIIPSGEVRPRVRSAEIWSGKPLQIKKAIGWIDLSTIVVYLGILLGVGVFFSFRNKNSNDYFRGGQRVPWFVAGLSIFATMLSSITFIAIPAKAFMTDWVYFWVNMCAVVLAPFVIIFFLPFFRKIDATSAYEYLEKRFNRFVRLFASASFIFFQIGRMAVVMYLPALALAAITPLSQIQCIMAIGVLSLIYCTMGGLEAVVWTDAIQTFILLGGAFFSFALIINGIEGGFGGFLETASADNKFHLVNWDFSSVSFATTALWVVVLGGLGQQLVPYSSDMAVVQRYMSVSSMKFAKKSIWTNSITIIPASILFFGVGTALFVFYKDNPAQIDPTFKNDAIFPLFIARELPVGIAGLVVAGVFAAAQSTVSTSMNSTATAFVTDFIRPFSLLKGEKAFLRLGRIMTFTFGLLGVVLALLFATSDIKSLWDMFMTILGLMGGVMCGLFCLGIFTTRANGGGAVIGAILGAAGLYCVQKYTDVHLLLYGTIGIVLCVVIGYAASLFMPKTPEKTEGLTVHTLNGKNTWSKN
- a CDS encoding uroporphyrinogen decarboxylase/cobalamine-independent methonine synthase family protein, yielding MIDPLKKLLKHLNSILEPERQEEIEQRHKMALQWQDTDRLPLVMCYPLDESANYKPFPHREIFDSPEKMLYNELVHAFDTSIAMRDEINDDLPLTVRANFGTVLVASMFGCEVENAEDNPPWARHLESKDEFEKCLDNFDPSDFSSPWMAKAEKTLKVYKQILSEYPKLKNMIQIVLPDLQGPLDNAAMVRGSEFFVELLTEPELTAKAMKLAAQAQANAAKHFSPYLTEKVNGFAHQHAAMIRGNILLRNDSSVMISPEMYSEKIACYDDMVLNAIGKGSIHSCGKIGHVAEKFMEIPHCLSVDFGQPEMNDLDTIYSIAKERNISLIRVSVSKEQLISGEVQKRFPTGVSLVYRAESFAEAQEIMKQYAGR